From the genome of Glycine soja cultivar W05 chromosome 14, ASM419377v2, whole genome shotgun sequence:
ACTGCTAAAAATTGTCACTGCCACGAGGCAATAATTGTACCCGTAAATTATTGATTTGGTTAAAAGTAGATTAGCTAGGTGtgtgtttagatttttttatcagtaggaaaattaaacaacaactACGATCTAAAAGACACTCATGCATGGTGCGTGTTTAGATTTGAAATCTCCAGAACAGATGTTCACTCACATTTTCTAAAGAGAGGAAACCGATAATCAAGAATGTTATGTCAATAAAAGATGTCTCAGACTCTCAGTGACTCAAGGAAAATCAGCGTTTATAAACTACATTTAGCCTCAATTTTCAagtaatataagattattttttatataccgGAACAATATCAACAATTGCTTTATCATGAGAatgtttgaaattaaattatttatttactaattttGATAAATAGGATTAAAAAGTCTAACTAAGTTCTTAACCACTTTTATCTCTCAATTGTTTCAATagttttcatatataatttccTCTAAACCCTGTTCAATGGcacaagttttgaaaaactcacAAGATTTCTCActgaacattttttttcccaATACATGGTAGAGACTGTGAaacttatttgaaaataaatcatttgctCGGCCACAATCTCATTGGTAATAATACAGGGGATATGGTGTATATCATTGTAAATGACTCTTGGCATATTTTGTGCCTCATACATAAATACACATGTttgcttatttaaaaaaataataataatttagtcCAACCCTGTATAAGAGATAGCTCAAATGATTGGGTATGTCTTCAATACGAAAGCTCCAATGGCTTCTTACTACTTCCTCTTGCTTGTTCTCGTCGGTGCAACTACAGCTTCTGGGGCTGAACTATGTGCAGACTTTTACTCATGCACCTGCCCAAACTTGTTGCCTATAGTGAAGAAAGGAGTGGCCAAAGCCATTCAGAAAGAACCACGCATGGGCGCTTCCTTACTCCGATTGCATTTCCATGACTGCTTTGTAAACGTgagtatataattaataatgtagtTTAATTAATATGACATACATTTTATGTTTACATCATGTAACCTTTTTTGTATAGGTTGCAAGTTGCGAGAAACTATTACATTGTCTGGCTCATTATGATCCAAATAATCTTCATATGACACGTAATTAAGTGTTaagtgttattagtttttttaaaattaaacaaaaaattgaatgaatgtCACCTAGAAATTGATTGAAACTATAAACATGTAGTGGTCTGAAACTATCTAATAAATTCCTCCAAGTTGCTTTCCTAAGATAGTGATATTTCAGGGTTGTGATGCATCTATACTGTTGGATGATACAAGCAACTTCATTGGGGAGCAAACAGCAGCAGCTAACAACCAATCAGCTAGAGGGTTCAACGTGATTAATGATATTAAGGCCAGTGTGGAGAAAGAATGCCCCAGAGTAGTGTCATGTGCTGATATTCTTGCTTTGTCAGCTAGAGATTCTGTAGTTTATGTAATAATACTATACTAATATTCTGAGATTCTATTTCTATCCCAGTCAAAGTTATCAATTATTATGGCCCTTGAATTAATAGCACTTACTATATATCTTTTTGTGTAAAACATTTTCAGTTAGGAGGACCTTCTTGGGAAGTGGGGTTGGGGAGAAGAGATTCTACTACAGCAAGCAGAAGTGATGCTAATAATAGCATTCCTGGGCCTTTCCTCAGTCTAACTGCTCTGATAAACAATTTTGCTAATCAAGGCCTCTCAGTTACAGATTTGGTGGCTCTTTCAGGTGCTATAACAATTTATGAGATGTCTTGAATCAGTTAAAACAAATGCTTTCCAAAAAGAGAAGACTTCcacaaaaataagttaaaataaatgttttttaacacGTTTGGCTTCCAAATTAAAGTTGTGATTTTATATGTGTAGTGATTGTGATCAATGGCGGATTGAGGGGACCTAGGTTCATTTGAGGGAGTGCACTTGCACctcctcattttttaaaatttatcaaatttgtaaataaatttttatatttttgtattttattttatctatatttatataattgaaccttctaattttattttttataatttgtagccACTAACTTAAGGTCTTGGATTCACCACTTATTACGATGACATGTGCAGTTTGTTGcattagtaatttaattatttgactaAATAATCCCTATTAAATAGAATTTGCAAGAGATGaactcataataaaaaaattgaggaaattgttctttcttttcattttaactaAATGAATAGaagtgatattaaaaaaattaataaatgcaatgacaaaaaaatgataaatattattcgtcaatttttcaattattaaaaataaggtggctgaaattaaataaaaattgataaatagtCCGTTTCATTGAGCTTAAAGAAAGTAAATTTGTGATTCGGCCTTTCCAGAGCTTTTTCCATAAACTAATTCTTTTcacttttaagaaaaatactaaaatattttttacttttcatttttaaaaaattaaaacttacataattattataatttttttgaacatatctataattaaaaactcacttttcacttttaattattttatttcatgcaATCCAACAAAAACTCATTGTTTACTCATCTGCTTTCCATTGAGGTATGAAATTTGAAccgattaattatttattacttttcttATTATTCCGTTTAGTTTACTTCTtaaataatgtgataaaaatttcttcctaaacataaaatataaataatcaagGGCATTTGATCTCATTTTATTTGAGTTCATCTCATGTTATCTCTTTTTCACTCTATTCATTCATTATCAAATATCCCATCGTATTGATCTAGGTGTCTTTATTTGTTTCTACAAGTCAACGGATTCTAGTACTCTTAAGTCTTGGTTGTTGAGTGAGTAACAAAACAATCCTTTTATCAAGGGAATCTAACTAGATGATTGAGTGAGTTATTGGAGACTATtacctgtaaaaaaaataaaatcttttcgCGGTTATTGTCATGATTAAGAGTGGTGTCCTATTCCTATCTATCTATTATCTAAAACCATCACTCGTCAGTTTGAGTTTTGCTCAACCTATATATTGCCAAAAGAAATTACCACTTTGTTGTTCAAAAGTTGTgctaggaaaaatattttagtgaatttggtcatttcatttttttctggagaataaataataataccTTCCATTTCCTGCACtgaattgtgttttcctctGCCTTTGTAAAAAAACTGTCGTACTAAAGAAATAAGAGGATACTAATTGAATTTTGGCTTCCCATATTCACAAAGTGCTTCAACTACCTAACAGCATCTTTTCAATAACAGGGGCACATACAATTGGCCTGGCTGAATGCAAAAATTTCCGAGCACACATCTACAATGATTCCAACGTTGATCCCTCTTACCGAAAGTTCCTGCAGAGCAAGTGCCCCAGAAGTGGAAATGATAAAACACTCGAACCCCTTGACCACCAAACTCCAATCCATTTTGATAATCTATACTTTCAGAATTTGGTGAGTAAGAAGGCCCTTCTCCATTCCGATCAGGAGCTGTTCAATGGCAGTTCTACTGACAATCTGGTAAGAAAATATGCTACCAATGCTGCTGCATTCTTTGAAGACTTTGCCAAGGGCATGCTCAAAATGAGCAACATCAAGCCTCTTACAGGAAGCCAGGGCCAGATCAGAATCAATTGTGGGAAAGTCAATTAAACGTTAGCAAGTGATGATgtataatatgtttttaatataaattttatttccctCCTCCAAAGTTATGTCGAATAATTTGATCCTCGAACCGTCAAGCAACCTGGTTTATCATCAATGAACTACGTAGTTTTATATGTACACCATATATGCACATGACTTTGTGACAAATGAACGACAATCAACATAACCAGCAGACTTATAGCATCAAATGAACGACAATATCTAGCTATCTATCCAGAAAATTTGTATCTCTTTGCATTTGCCCGGTAAGGATTTTAAAGAATCATCAGCCTAAAACAAAGCAGGcattaaaatcacaaattaaatgaattataaCTTTGAGAAGAAATTTACaagagaaataagagaaaaaattctAAGGACAATTAATGTGTTACAGTGTTAGGCACAACAATTTTAACTTCGATTGTTCCCACTAGAATATTACAATATATAGTCAGAGATGGCTGCGAGCTAGTTACTTCATCTCATGAAAATTACGATATCTCAACTATACAGCCTACAAAAACAGAAATTTCAAGCTGCTATTTACAGTTATATTACATCTCTTCCACCTAATCCAACTCATCACCAGATTCAACCTCCAGTTCAAATTCATCAATCTCTTTAAAGTAAGCTTTCTgtttttgtataaattcttGCAGCTGGTGATCCTTGAACTCATCTTTTTCAGATGACAAAGCACGCTGTTTCTGAAAATTCAGAAAATATGCATCAGACACtagcaaaatatttattttgcatGATTGAACATAAAACCAAGAAACAAGAAGTATGCAGAATCTATAGCCTGTAAGCAAGCCCCCTGCCAAAAGAAAATGTCATGTGCAGGAGGAAAAAGAAGTGTATGAGCTAGAAAGTAccagaaaattatatattctacTTCCACCCAACAACTATTTCAAAGATTTTATTAGGACAATGAGTACAGTGTGATGGCAAAGGAAATCTAAATAGTTGGGAGTCACAACAACTATCTGCGATTGAAATGTGATCAACTTCCATTGTACCCACTATAAAACTACTCCAAATGCTATAAAAATGGTGGTCCAGTGAAAAAGGTTCCCAGTACATCCCAATGAATGAATACGTTGTATCTGAGGCTATATAACCCGTGACCGGATCACCAGGTGGCAATCTTACCATTGCATCAGGAT
Proteins encoded in this window:
- the LOC114385289 gene encoding peroxidase P7-like, with product MIGYVFNTKAPMASYYFLLLVLVGATTASGAELCADFYSCTCPNLLPIVKKGVAKAIQKEPRMGASLLRLHFHDCFVNGCDASILLDDTSNFIGEQTAAANNQSARGFNVINDIKASVEKECPRVVSCADILALSARDSVVYLGGPSWEVGLGRRDSTTASRSDANNSIPGPFLSLTALINNFANQGLSVTDLVALSGAHTIGLAECKNFRAHIYNDSNVDPSYRKFLQSKCPRSGNDKTLEPLDHQTPIHFDNLYFQNLVSKKALLHSDQELFNGSSTDNLVRKYATNAAAFFEDFAKGMLKMSNIKPLTGSQGQIRINCGKVN